In one window of Frigoriglobus tundricola DNA:
- a CDS encoding zinc-dependent metalloprotease, translating to MKRPLRLALGLVAVAVVGHLTSVPSRGQPPDGGEFPFPGEFRRPDPMLVEFQSISKGAKTHEGLFKLYHKDDKVYAELLPHHMGKQLLCPIAVARGAGMGGSTLNFDDQWVVYFKRAGDKVHLVRRNVHHKANAGTPTALAVDITYTDSVLLSLRIAGLNQMTQGVLINLNDIFMSDFGELGIGRFDSSRSVWHKVKAFPKNLELQIQATYAGGRANDGVIDDRGTTVVVHYGLVELPSGGYQPRVADDRVGHFITAVKDFSSTSKDTTFVRYVNRWRLEPSEPAGTGRLSVPKRSIKFYIEKTVPHEFRAAVQEGILEWNKAFEKIGFRNAIEVVQQRDDEEFDPEDMNYNTFRWITTDNAFAIGPSRANPLTGEILDADILFDADFIRYWKQERKLQGADGKSLEAVSPLQALDAGLGLDHDLLNRTAGWAEPPRARNPEAARLAAIRQGVCDCRGCLKMELGMAAMSLADVAAGTDKDPKDKGPKDKDAKDKGAKDKDKEKDKALDEMINQAIKWVVMHEVGHTLGLRHNFKGSTMLTSAQLHDKAVTGTKGLTGSVMDYLPVNLAPKGVKQGDYFPTCLGPYDYWAIEYAYKPLSSNEAEELKKIAARGASTPGLDYGTDEDTVLTADPLINRFDLGDDVLAFARSRMLTTEDLLKTMATRAVEDGEGHQRVRVAFGLLLSQYGNGAYLMSKYVGGEHAYRDHRNDPSGRDPLVPVDPAKQREALKFLQEHVFSDKPFEYPPELLRKLAVDRWTHWGADFAATDFPLYDRVLGIQRLALNQLLNPRALQRVQVNALKAEKGAKPVTVAEVFRSTTDAVWADLPAGKKDKEHPSSIVRRNLQREHLKKLSGLVLGEKSVASGIWFSSEMFETRSAAVPPDARSLARYHLREIGKRIDAALAARPADADETTVAHLEECKERIAKVLSASMQAND from the coding sequence ATGAAGCGTCCGTTGCGTCTCGCGCTCGGGCTCGTGGCCGTCGCGGTCGTCGGCCACCTGACGTCGGTCCCGAGCCGGGGCCAGCCGCCGGACGGCGGCGAGTTCCCGTTCCCGGGCGAGTTCCGCCGCCCGGACCCGATGCTCGTGGAGTTCCAGAGCATCTCCAAGGGGGCCAAGACCCACGAGGGGCTGTTCAAGTTGTACCACAAGGACGACAAGGTCTACGCCGAGCTGCTGCCGCACCACATGGGCAAGCAGTTGCTCTGCCCGATCGCGGTCGCCCGCGGCGCGGGGATGGGCGGCTCGACGCTCAATTTCGATGACCAGTGGGTCGTGTACTTCAAGCGCGCCGGCGACAAGGTGCACCTCGTCCGCCGGAACGTCCACCACAAGGCCAACGCCGGCACCCCGACCGCGCTGGCGGTGGACATCACCTACACCGACTCGGTCCTCCTGTCGCTCCGGATCGCAGGCCTGAACCAGATGACCCAGGGCGTGCTGATCAACCTGAACGACATCTTCATGAGCGACTTCGGCGAACTCGGCATCGGCCGGTTCGACTCGAGCCGGAGCGTGTGGCACAAGGTGAAGGCGTTCCCGAAGAACCTCGAACTCCAGATCCAGGCCACCTACGCCGGCGGGCGCGCCAACGACGGCGTGATCGACGACCGCGGCACCACCGTCGTGGTCCACTACGGGCTCGTCGAGCTGCCCTCCGGCGGGTACCAGCCGCGCGTCGCCGACGACCGCGTCGGGCACTTCATCACCGCCGTGAAGGACTTCTCGAGCACCAGCAAGGACACGACCTTCGTCCGGTACGTGAACCGGTGGCGGCTGGAGCCGTCCGAGCCGGCGGGCACCGGCCGGCTGTCGGTCCCGAAGCGGAGCATCAAGTTCTACATCGAGAAGACGGTCCCGCACGAGTTCCGGGCGGCCGTGCAGGAGGGCATCCTGGAGTGGAACAAGGCGTTCGAGAAGATCGGGTTCCGCAACGCGATCGAGGTGGTCCAGCAGCGCGACGACGAGGAGTTCGACCCGGAGGACATGAACTACAACACGTTCCGGTGGATCACCACCGACAACGCGTTCGCCATCGGGCCGTCCCGGGCCAACCCGCTGACCGGCGAGATCCTCGACGCCGACATCCTCTTCGACGCCGACTTCATCCGGTACTGGAAGCAGGAGCGGAAGCTGCAAGGCGCGGACGGCAAGTCGCTCGAAGCGGTCAGCCCGCTCCAGGCGCTCGACGCCGGGCTGGGCCTCGACCACGACCTGTTGAACCGCACCGCGGGCTGGGCCGAGCCCCCGCGCGCCCGGAACCCGGAAGCGGCCCGGCTCGCGGCCATCCGCCAGGGCGTCTGCGACTGCCGCGGGTGCCTGAAGATGGAACTCGGGATGGCCGCCATGTCGCTGGCCGATGTCGCGGCGGGCACCGATAAGGACCCGAAGGACAAGGGGCCGAAGGACAAGGACGCTAAAGACAAGGGCGCGAAGGACAAAGACAAGGAGAAGGACAAGGCGCTGGACGAGATGATCAACCAGGCGATCAAGTGGGTGGTCATGCACGAGGTCGGCCACACCCTCGGCCTGCGGCACAACTTCAAGGGCAGCACGATGCTGACCAGCGCCCAGTTGCACGACAAGGCCGTGACCGGGACGAAGGGGCTGACCGGGTCGGTCATGGACTACTTGCCGGTGAACCTGGCCCCGAAGGGCGTGAAGCAGGGCGACTACTTCCCGACCTGCCTCGGGCCGTACGACTACTGGGCGATCGAGTACGCCTACAAGCCGCTGAGCAGTAACGAGGCGGAGGAGCTGAAGAAGATCGCGGCGCGCGGGGCGTCCACGCCGGGCCTGGACTACGGCACGGACGAGGACACGGTCCTCACCGCCGACCCCCTCATCAACCGCTTCGACCTGGGCGACGACGTGCTGGCCTTCGCGCGGAGCCGGATGCTCACGACCGAAGACCTCCTGAAGACGATGGCGACCCGCGCGGTCGAAGACGGCGAGGGGCACCAGCGGGTGCGGGTGGCCTTCGGCCTGCTCCTGTCGCAGTACGGCAACGGGGCGTACCTGATGTCCAAGTACGTCGGCGGCGAGCACGCCTACCGGGACCACCGGAACGACCCGAGCGGCCGCGACCCGCTCGTCCCCGTGGACCCGGCGAAGCAGCGCGAGGCGCTCAAGTTCCTCCAGGAACACGTCTTCAGCGACAAGCCGTTCGAGTACCCGCCGGAACTGCTCCGCAAGTTGGCGGTGGACCGCTGGACCCACTGGGGCGCGGACTTCGCCGCGACCGATTTCCCGCTGTACGACCGGGTGCTGGGCATCCAGCGGCTCGCGCTGAACCAGTTGCTCAACCCGCGGGCGCTGCAACGGGTGCAGGTGAACGCGCTCAAGGCCGAGAAGGGCGCCAAGCCGGTGACCGTCGCCGAGGTGTTCCGCAGCACCACCGACGCCGTGTGGGCCGACCTGCCCGCCGGGAAGAAGGACAAGGAGCACCCGTCCTCGATCGTCCGCCGGAACCTCCAGCGGGAACACCTGAAGAAGCTGTCCGGGCTGGTCCTCGGTGAGAAGTCCGTGGCCTCCGGGATCTGGTTCAGCTCGGAGATGTTCGAGACCCGCAGCGCGGCCGTTCCGCCGGACGCCCGGAGCCTGGCGCGGTACCACCTGCGCGAGATCGGCAAGCGGATCGACGCAGCCCTGGCCGCCCGGCCGGCGGACGCCGACGAGACGACCGTCGCCCACCTGGAAGAGTGCAAGGAGCGCATCGCAAAGGTGCTGTCGGCGTCGATGCAGGCGAACGACTGA
- a CDS encoding PQQ-binding-like beta-propeller repeat protein has translation MTLRVPFLACVFLAAATATAADWPGFRGPNRDGISTETGLLKKWPEGGPPKLWTAKDLGLGWGTPSVAGGKIFGIGTRDGKDGVWALKEGDGKELWFTPFADPAKGLAPQTNGPASTPTVHDGKVYAVSANGTLSCLSADTGKLVWKKNYVDEFDGKVPTWAYTDSVLVDGDKVICTPCGTKGAVVALSAANGDEVWKTEVNPIGGGYGYSSPIKATIGGVPMYIALLGQKSGIVGVEAATGKLLWQYKGTPAAGGVAQIPIPIVKGDHVWVSTSYGGGAALLQIVPKGKEFEVKEVKAYKKPELNNHHGGMVLVGDYVYFGHDQNQGYPVCVEFKTGEIVWGPEKKEVAGGKGSAAVLYADGRLYYRYQNGVLVLIEPSPEGLKVVSSFKLPAADVTKYPQSWPHPVIANGKLYIRDQNVMYSYDLRAAGN, from the coding sequence ATGACGCTGCGCGTTCCGTTTCTCGCCTGCGTGTTCCTCGCCGCCGCAACGGCGACCGCTGCGGACTGGCCCGGCTTCCGCGGCCCGAACCGCGACGGCATTTCCACCGAAACCGGGCTGCTCAAGAAGTGGCCCGAGGGCGGCCCGCCGAAGCTGTGGACCGCCAAGGACCTCGGCCTCGGATGGGGCACCCCGTCGGTGGCCGGCGGCAAGATTTTCGGCATCGGCACCCGCGACGGAAAGGACGGGGTGTGGGCGCTAAAGGAGGGCGACGGCAAGGAGCTGTGGTTCACCCCGTTCGCCGATCCGGCCAAGGGGCTCGCCCCGCAAACCAACGGCCCGGCCAGCACCCCCACCGTCCACGACGGCAAGGTGTACGCCGTCAGCGCCAACGGCACCCTGTCCTGCCTCAGTGCCGACACGGGCAAACTCGTTTGGAAGAAGAACTACGTGGACGAGTTCGACGGCAAAGTGCCGACGTGGGCGTACACGGACTCCGTCCTCGTCGATGGCGACAAGGTGATCTGCACTCCCTGCGGGACGAAAGGGGCGGTCGTCGCCCTGAGCGCCGCAAACGGCGACGAGGTTTGGAAGACAGAGGTCAATCCGATCGGCGGCGGGTACGGATACTCGTCGCCCATCAAGGCGACCATCGGCGGCGTTCCGATGTACATTGCTCTGCTCGGTCAGAAGTCCGGTATCGTCGGGGTGGAAGCCGCGACGGGCAAACTCCTGTGGCAGTACAAGGGCACCCCGGCGGCGGGCGGCGTGGCCCAGATCCCGATCCCGATCGTCAAGGGCGATCACGTGTGGGTCTCGACGAGCTACGGCGGCGGGGCGGCCCTGCTCCAGATCGTGCCGAAGGGAAAGGAGTTTGAGGTCAAGGAGGTCAAGGCGTACAAGAAGCCGGAACTGAACAACCACCACGGCGGGATGGTGCTCGTGGGGGACTACGTGTACTTCGGCCACGACCAGAACCAGGGCTACCCGGTGTGCGTCGAGTTCAAGACGGGCGAAATCGTATGGGGGCCGGAAAAGAAGGAAGTCGCCGGCGGTAAGGGCTCGGCGGCCGTCCTCTACGCCGACGGCCGCCTCTATTACCGGTACCAGAACGGTGTGCTGGTTCTGATCGAACCGTCGCCGGAAGGGCTGAAGGTCGTGTCGTCCTTCAAGCTCCCGGCGGCCGACGTAACGAAGTACCCGCAGAGCTGGCCGCACCCGGTCATCGCCAACGGTAAGCTCTACATCCGCGACCAAAACGTCATGTACAGTTACGACCTCAGGGCTGCCGGCAACTGA
- a CDS encoding glycogen/starch/alpha-glucan phosphorylase — MPTENTKAAATAPRPAPATAGPVRFAGDPNASYERRLVLDHVVAPGAATLHQRFAAVARAVRDLLTERWLETREAYNRANPKRIYYLSMEFLIGRSLTNNITNLMAEPVVREAMEREKLDLMELAAEEPDAGLGNGGLGRLAACFLDSMATLQLPAMGYGLRYEYGIFRQEIENGTQVERPDNWLRRPDPWEVVRPLRTVEARINCSVHIRNGAPQLEPNQPRVLVGVPFDRPVVGYGGRTVNTLRLWGAAAPDFFDLGEFNHGDFFGAVLDRVTAENLTRVLYPDDSTDAGRRLRFVQEFFLVACSLADILRRFREGNNDWHTLPDKVAIQLNDTHPALAVSELMRVLVDDVKLGWDESWDLTVRTLAYTNHTLLPEALERWPVGLFELVLPRHLEIVFEINRRFLDTVRAKYPGDEGKVARASIIEEGATRAVRMAHLAIVGTHSTNGVAAIHSELLRTRTVKDLADVFPERFGNKTNGVTPRRWLNLCNPALANLITDAIGDEWVTDLAKLRALVPLADDPSFRAAFRRAKEAAKTRFTDWLQGATGLVVNPVSIFDCQIKRIHEYKRQLLNVLQIIVLYNRFRADPNAPIPPRTFFFAGKAAPAYTLAKLIIKLINSVAGVVATDPAVRGRLQVVFLAEYNVSLAERLIPAADVSEQISTAGYEASGTSNMKFMMNGALTVGTRDGATIEMAQEAGEENFFLFGLTAEQVATSRGWYDPHWHYNHDPETRAALDMIGSGHFSGGDPNVFRPIWDVLLTKGDNYMHLADLGPYVRTQERVAELRADPDGWARKAILNVAHSGRFSSDRSITEYATQIWNAKPCPVG; from the coding sequence TTGCCAACCGAAAACACGAAAGCCGCGGCCACCGCGCCCCGCCCCGCGCCCGCGACGGCGGGGCCGGTCCGCTTTGCCGGCGACCCGAACGCCTCCTACGAGCGGCGGCTCGTTCTCGACCACGTTGTCGCACCGGGGGCCGCGACCCTGCACCAGCGGTTCGCCGCCGTGGCGCGGGCGGTCCGCGACCTGCTGACCGAGCGGTGGCTCGAAACCCGCGAGGCGTACAACCGGGCGAACCCGAAGCGGATCTACTACCTCTCGATGGAGTTCTTGATCGGCCGGTCGCTGACCAACAACATCACCAACCTGATGGCCGAACCGGTCGTGCGGGAGGCGATGGAGCGCGAGAAACTCGACCTGATGGAGCTGGCCGCGGAGGAACCCGACGCCGGGCTCGGCAACGGCGGCCTCGGCCGCCTCGCGGCGTGCTTCCTCGACTCGATGGCGACCCTCCAGCTCCCCGCGATGGGGTACGGGCTCCGCTACGAGTACGGCATCTTCCGCCAGGAGATCGAGAACGGCACCCAGGTCGAGCGGCCGGACAACTGGCTCCGCCGGCCCGACCCCTGGGAGGTGGTCCGGCCGCTCCGCACCGTGGAGGCCCGGATCAACTGTTCGGTCCACATCCGGAACGGTGCCCCTCAACTCGAACCGAACCAGCCGCGGGTTCTCGTCGGCGTGCCGTTCGACCGGCCGGTCGTGGGCTACGGCGGTCGGACTGTCAACACCCTGCGCCTCTGGGGCGCGGCCGCGCCCGACTTCTTCGACCTCGGTGAGTTCAACCACGGCGACTTCTTCGGCGCCGTCCTCGACCGCGTGACGGCCGAGAACCTGACCCGCGTGCTGTACCCGGACGACTCGACCGACGCCGGCCGCCGGCTCCGGTTCGTACAGGAGTTTTTCCTCGTCGCCTGCTCCCTCGCGGACATCCTCCGCCGGTTCCGGGAGGGGAACAACGACTGGCACACGCTCCCGGACAAGGTAGCGATCCAACTGAACGACACCCACCCGGCCCTCGCGGTGTCCGAACTGATGCGGGTGCTGGTGGACGACGTCAAGCTCGGCTGGGACGAGTCCTGGGACCTGACCGTCCGGACCCTGGCGTACACGAACCACACGCTGTTACCGGAGGCGCTGGAGCGGTGGCCCGTGGGGCTCTTCGAGCTGGTCCTCCCGCGGCACCTGGAGATCGTCTTCGAGATCAACCGCCGGTTCCTCGACACCGTTCGGGCCAAGTACCCCGGCGACGAGGGGAAGGTCGCCCGCGCGAGCATCATCGAAGAGGGCGCGACCCGCGCCGTGCGCATGGCGCACCTCGCGATCGTCGGCACGCACAGCACCAACGGCGTCGCGGCCATCCACTCCGAGTTGCTCCGCACGCGGACCGTGAAGGACCTCGCGGACGTGTTCCCCGAGCGGTTCGGGAACAAGACCAACGGCGTCACCCCGCGCCGCTGGCTGAACCTGTGCAACCCCGCCCTCGCGAACCTGATCACGGACGCGATCGGGGACGAGTGGGTGACGGACCTGGCGAAGCTCCGCGCCCTCGTCCCGCTCGCGGACGACCCGAGCTTCCGGGCCGCGTTCCGGCGCGCCAAGGAGGCCGCCAAGACCCGGTTCACCGACTGGCTCCAGGGCGCGACCGGGCTCGTCGTCAACCCGGTCTCGATCTTCGACTGCCAGATCAAGCGCATCCACGAGTACAAGCGGCAGTTGCTCAACGTGCTGCAAATCATCGTCCTCTACAACCGGTTCCGGGCGGACCCGAACGCCCCGATCCCCCCGCGCACGTTCTTCTTCGCCGGCAAGGCGGCCCCGGCTTATACGCTCGCCAAGCTCATCATCAAACTCATCAACTCCGTGGCCGGCGTCGTGGCGACGGACCCGGCCGTGCGCGGCCGGTTGCAGGTGGTGTTCCTCGCCGAGTACAACGTGTCGCTCGCCGAGCGGCTCATCCCGGCGGCCGACGTGTCCGAGCAGATCTCGACGGCCGGTTACGAGGCGAGCGGCACCAGCAACATGAAGTTCATGATGAACGGCGCGCTGACGGTGGGCACGCGCGACGGGGCGACGATCGAAATGGCCCAGGAAGCCGGGGAGGAGAACTTCTTCCTGTTCGGGCTGACGGCCGAGCAGGTGGCAACGAGCCGCGGCTGGTACGACCCGCACTGGCACTACAACCACGACCCGGAGACCCGGGCCGCGCTCGACATGATCGGCTCCGGGCACTTCAGCGGCGGCGACCCGAACGTCTTCCGCCCGATCTGGGACGTGCTGCTGACCAAGGGCGACAACTACATGCACCTGGCCGACCTCGGCCCCTACGTGCGCACCCAGGAGCGCGTGGCCGAACTGCGGGCGGACCCGGACGGGTGGGCGCGCAAGGCGATCCTGAACGTCGCACACTCGGGCCGGTTCTCCAGCGACCGGTCGATCACCGAGTACGCCACCCAGATCTGGAACGCCAAGCCGTGCCCCGTTGGTTGA
- a CDS encoding copper amine oxidase: protein MRSYFPRVTALRAGFLLTFAAGLLAFGSTAQPNVPAAQPDRDPTVKPPAGPVFPPNTVKQGFPAAGYDPAAPEQSDTCWEVEWELTHPQNRPYYPPGSVPRIKSAKFMWKDKSGTPRWVTVVRMLEIAEIYVPYDNGNTAFLDVHDMSFHTNPARREFLGPPCVAPGEVLRSANPAWSGTIHKEVHDDGIRWMSAETNGRNQIADRVRRGEKMLLWATYYGANYRYMIEYGFADDGTITCRIGPSGRNIFNRQKDRSDTHLHVGCWRMEMDLGDPVRKIGGPKDNEVLIARRVLDEEKEKFAQVAKPFNRNGRGEACEGSAKWVPEEFTTLRVASTVRKNSHGYPLAYDVVSQRLGGIRQLQREGGTYDADMDFINHDFWVTRTESGFTDYIDVPRYAKERRPLTGMPTTIWLCTPALHVARTEDFGTDTGTNSYGGVAITTWAGFVLKPRDLFDGTPLYTPTSSRRFP, encoded by the coding sequence ATGCGATCGTACTTCCCCCGCGTGACCGCGTTGCGGGCCGGGTTCCTCCTGACGTTCGCGGCGGGGCTGCTGGCGTTCGGCTCGACGGCCCAACCCAACGTCCCGGCCGCGCAACCCGATCGTGACCCGACGGTCAAGCCGCCGGCCGGACCGGTGTTCCCACCGAACACGGTGAAGCAGGGGTTCCCGGCGGCGGGGTACGACCCGGCGGCGCCGGAACAGAGCGACACCTGTTGGGAGGTCGAGTGGGAGCTGACCCACCCGCAGAACCGGCCGTACTACCCGCCGGGCAGCGTCCCGCGGATCAAGAGCGCCAAGTTCATGTGGAAGGACAAGAGCGGCACCCCCCGCTGGGTGACCGTGGTCCGGATGCTCGAGATCGCGGAAATCTACGTGCCCTACGACAACGGGAACACGGCCTTCCTGGACGTTCACGACATGTCGTTCCACACCAACCCGGCCCGGCGGGAGTTCCTCGGGCCGCCCTGCGTCGCGCCCGGCGAGGTGCTCAGGTCCGCCAACCCGGCGTGGTCCGGCACCATTCACAAGGAGGTCCACGACGACGGCATCCGGTGGATGAGCGCCGAGACGAACGGCCGCAACCAGATCGCCGACCGCGTCCGCCGCGGGGAGAAGATGCTCCTGTGGGCGACCTACTACGGGGCGAACTACCGGTACATGATCGAGTACGGGTTCGCCGACGACGGGACGATCACCTGCCGCATCGGGCCGAGCGGGCGGAACATCTTCAACCGGCAGAAGGACCGGAGCGACACGCACCTGCACGTCGGCTGCTGGCGCATGGAAATGGACCTCGGCGACCCGGTCCGGAAGATCGGCGGTCCGAAGGACAACGAGGTTCTGATCGCCCGCCGCGTCCTCGACGAGGAGAAGGAGAAGTTCGCCCAGGTGGCCAAGCCGTTCAACCGCAACGGCCGGGGCGAGGCGTGCGAGGGCAGCGCCAAGTGGGTGCCCGAGGAGTTCACCACGCTCCGCGTGGCCAGCACGGTGCGGAAGAACTCGCACGGCTACCCCCTGGCTTACGACGTGGTCTCCCAGCGGCTCGGCGGCATCCGCCAGCTCCAGCGCGAGGGCGGCACCTACGACGCGGACATGGACTTCATCAACCACGACTTCTGGGTGACGCGCACCGAGTCCGGGTTCACCGACTACATCGACGTGCCGCGGTACGCCAAGGAGCGGCGCCCGCTGACCGGGATGCCCACAACCATCTGGCTGTGTACGCCGGCGCTGCACGTCGCCCGCACGGAGGACTTCGGGACCGACACGGGCACCAACAGCTACGGCGGCGTGGCGATCACCACCTGGGCCGGGTTCGTGCTCAAGCCCCGCGACCTGTTCGACGGCACCCCGTTGTACACCCCGACATCGAGCCGGCGGTTCCCGTAG
- the pgl gene encoding 6-phosphogluconolactonase, translating to MNIDVLPDADATARKAAEVLAAEARKAHAARGRFVFAVSGGTTPWQMLRHLATQDVPWGSVYVAQVDERVAPDGHADRNLTHLRESLLAHAPIRPEQILAMPVNDPDLDAGAAHYARTLEALAGTPLTLDLVHLGLGADGHTASLVPNDPVLDVTDRDVATTNEYQGRRRMTLTYPALDRARVVLWLATGAGKAEMLARLKAADRSIPAGRVRQGAAVVLADRDAAKGL from the coding sequence ATGAACATCGACGTGCTGCCCGATGCCGATGCCACCGCCCGCAAGGCCGCCGAGGTGCTGGCGGCCGAAGCGCGGAAGGCCCACGCCGCCCGCGGCCGGTTCGTGTTCGCGGTGAGCGGCGGAACGACCCCCTGGCAGATGCTCCGGCACCTCGCGACTCAAGACGTGCCGTGGGGCTCCGTGTACGTCGCCCAGGTCGATGAGCGGGTGGCCCCGGACGGCCACGCGGACCGCAACCTGACGCACCTGCGCGAGAGCCTGCTCGCCCACGCGCCGATCCGCCCCGAGCAGATCCTCGCGATGCCGGTCAACGATCCCGATCTCGATGCCGGCGCCGCCCACTACGCCCGCACCCTCGAAGCCCTGGCCGGAACGCCCCTGACGCTCGACCTCGTTCACCTGGGGCTCGGCGCGGACGGTCACACCGCGTCGCTCGTTCCGAACGACCCGGTGCTGGACGTCACCGACCGGGACGTGGCGACCACGAACGAGTACCAGGGCCGGCGCCGCATGACGCTGACCTACCCGGCGCTCGACCGGGCGCGGGTGGTGCTGTGGTTGGCCACCGGGGCCGGGAAGGCCGAGATGCTCGCCCGGCTGAAGGCCGCCGACCGGAGCATCCCCGCGGGCCGCGTGCGCCAGGGGGCCGCGGTGGTTCTCGCCGACCGGGACGCGGCCAAGGGCCTGTAA
- the pgm gene encoding phosphoglucomutase (alpha-D-glucose-1,6-bisphosphate-dependent), whose protein sequence is MSISPLAGKPVPKDLLIDVAALERAYYERRPDLGNPNELVAFGTSGHRGTPGNGTFTESHILAITQAICDYRRGQGITGPVYMGKDTHALSAASQRTALEVLAANATETIIQRDDGVTPTPVISRAIIVHNRGRASGLADGIVITPSHNPPEDGGFKYNPTNGGPADTDVTKWVQDRANELLRAHNAAVKRVPVESALRAATTRHEDFVQPYVDDLRNVIDMDAIRGAKLELGVDPLGGAACGYWAPINSTYGLNIEVTNPVIDPTFSFMTVDHDGKVRMDCSSPYAMARLVELKDRFRVAFANDPDSDRHGIVTPGAGLMNPNHYLAVAIRYLLTHRPGWRADAAVGKTLVSSGLIDRVVNKLGRKLWEVPVGFKWFAPGLFDGSVCFGGEESAGASFLRKDGTVWTTDKDGPILCLLAAEITAVTGKDPGEHFAEIAGEFGRPSYTRIDAPATPEQKAKLSKLAPESVTAADLAGEPITQKLTRAPGNGAAIGGLKVVSAGGWFAARPSGTENVYKVYAESFRGPAHLDRIVAEAQQIVSAALK, encoded by the coding sequence ATGTCGATATCGCCGTTGGCCGGAAAGCCGGTTCCGAAAGATCTGCTCATTGACGTCGCTGCGCTGGAGCGGGCGTACTACGAGCGCAGACCCGATCTTGGCAACCCGAACGAACTGGTGGCGTTCGGCACCAGCGGCCACCGCGGCACGCCGGGGAACGGGACCTTCACCGAAAGTCACATCCTGGCGATCACCCAGGCGATTTGCGACTACCGGCGCGGCCAGGGGATCACCGGGCCGGTGTACATGGGCAAGGACACGCACGCGCTCTCCGCCGCGTCCCAGCGCACGGCGCTCGAGGTGCTCGCCGCGAACGCGACCGAAACGATCATCCAGCGCGACGACGGCGTCACGCCCACGCCCGTGATTTCGCGGGCGATCATCGTTCACAACCGGGGCCGCGCGTCGGGCCTGGCCGACGGCATCGTCATCACTCCGTCCCACAACCCGCCGGAGGACGGCGGCTTCAAGTACAACCCGACCAACGGCGGGCCGGCCGATACCGACGTGACCAAATGGGTCCAGGACCGCGCGAACGAACTGCTCCGCGCCCACAACGCCGCAGTGAAGCGGGTGCCCGTGGAATCGGCGCTCCGCGCCGCGACCACGCGCCACGAGGACTTCGTCCAACCCTACGTGGATGACCTGCGGAACGTCATCGACATGGACGCCATTCGGGGCGCCAAGCTGGAACTCGGCGTGGACCCGCTCGGCGGTGCGGCGTGCGGCTACTGGGCGCCGATCAACAGCACCTACGGGCTCAACATCGAGGTCACGAACCCGGTCATCGACCCGACGTTCTCGTTCATGACCGTGGATCACGACGGCAAGGTCCGCATGGACTGCTCCAGTCCGTACGCGATGGCCCGCCTGGTCGAGCTGAAGGACCGGTTCCGGGTGGCGTTCGCCAACGACCCGGACTCCGACCGGCACGGGATCGTCACGCCGGGGGCGGGGCTCATGAACCCGAACCACTATCTCGCCGTCGCGATCCGCTACCTGCTGACCCACCGGCCGGGCTGGCGGGCGGACGCGGCCGTGGGGAAGACGCTCGTCAGCAGCGGGCTGATCGATCGCGTGGTGAACAAGCTCGGGCGGAAGCTGTGGGAGGTGCCGGTCGGGTTCAAGTGGTTCGCACCGGGGCTGTTCGACGGCTCCGTCTGCTTCGGCGGCGAGGAGAGCGCCGGCGCGAGCTTCCTGCGCAAGGACGGGACGGTGTGGACCACCGACAAGGACGGGCCGATCCTGTGCCTGCTCGCGGCCGAGATCACCGCCGTGACCGGAAAGGACCCCGGCGAGCACTTCGCCGAGATCGCGGGCGAGTTCGGGAGGCCGAGTTACACGCGGATCGACGCCCCGGCCACGCCCGAGCAGAAGGCGAAGCTCTCGAAGCTCGCCCCCGAGAGCGTGACCGCCGCGGACCTGGCCGGGGAGCCGATTACGCAAAAGCTGACGCGGGCGCCGGGTAACGGGGCCGCGATCGGCGGGCTCAAGGTCGTTTCGGCGGGCGGGTGGTTCGCCGCCCGGCCGTCCGGCACCGAGAACGTATACAAAGTCTACGCCGAGAGCTTCCGCGGCCCCGCGCACCTCGACCGGATCGTGGCCGAGGCACAGCAGATCGTTTCGGCCGCACTCAAGTGA